In Aquimarina spinulae, a single window of DNA contains:
- a CDS encoding leucine-rich repeat domain-containing protein: protein MKQKFIHKNKVWFIESKGKSFTTEYGDYDYNLRTSTKKFDSEEKCEKEKEKIIRSKLKSRYEELSIDIEGVELSLLAAIHEIKLGRTHSLEITSRDKPNPIVLQEVCRLSTLEELKISSDQSMPDQMETLTALKKLELSENIVASIPDSIAKLKQLESLHLYGDYELTELSDAIFDIENLKELRISNLKKLQTLSTNIGQLQKLEVFEIKDCKSGFQEESGLVVPKEIGNLANLKGLTIEECNLDEIPQEVGNLTHLESLNLNNNRLKSLSKSIKELKKLTKLELYQNKLECIPTGVYELSSLIYLEIGYNFLEKIEVDFLKLTALKKFKFSVFTDTQKNIKNIPENILDSGLESIKDFLKNE from the coding sequence ATGAAACAGAAATTTATCCATAAAAACAAAGTATGGTTTATAGAATCTAAAGGAAAATCTTTTACTACAGAATATGGTGATTATGATTATAATTTAAGAACATCTACAAAAAAGTTTGATTCAGAAGAAAAATGTGAAAAAGAAAAGGAAAAAATAATTCGCTCTAAGTTAAAGAGTAGGTATGAAGAGCTCTCAATTGATATAGAAGGAGTAGAATTAAGTTTACTAGCTGCAATTCATGAGATAAAATTGGGACGTACTCATTCTTTAGAAATTACTTCTAGAGATAAACCCAACCCAATAGTGTTACAAGAAGTCTGTCGATTATCAACTTTAGAAGAATTAAAGATTTCTTCTGATCAATCTATGCCTGATCAGATGGAAACTCTTACTGCACTAAAAAAATTAGAGCTTAGTGAAAACATAGTTGCTTCTATTCCTGATAGTATAGCAAAGTTAAAACAATTAGAATCTCTGCATTTATATGGAGACTATGAATTAACAGAACTTTCTGATGCTATTTTTGATATAGAAAACTTAAAAGAATTACGAATTTCTAATTTGAAGAAGTTACAAACCTTATCTACTAATATTGGTCAACTTCAAAAATTAGAGGTATTTGAAATAAAGGATTGTAAAAGTGGTTTTCAGGAAGAATCTGGTCTTGTAGTTCCTAAGGAAATAGGAAACTTAGCAAACCTTAAAGGACTTACCATTGAAGAATGTAACCTAGATGAAATCCCTCAGGAAGTAGGAAATTTAACTCATCTTGAATCTCTAAACCTGAACAATAACAGGCTTAAAAGTTTATCCAAGTCTATTAAAGAATTAAAAAAACTTACCAAACTCGAACTTTATCAGAACAAGTTAGAATGTATTCCTACTGGAGTCTATGAATTAAGTAGTCTTATATATTTAGAAATCGGTTATAATTTTCTAGAAAAAATAGAAGTTGATTTTCTAAAATTAACAGCTCTCAAAAAATTCAAGTTTAGCGTATTTACCGATACACAAAAAAACATAAAAAACATCCCTGAAAACATCTTAGATTCTGGATTAGAATCAATTAAAGATTTTCTAAAGAATGAATGA
- a CDS encoding DUF4132 domain-containing protein, translating to MNENKIELVAQRKKQWVNVLHDFRKKMYNDCDRANFENILKYIFGESDELPQITKSKISIFDRLPILFNPIQEWSFIDQRLLAFICNSTFFYIKDTYAEGYYKVFFEEWFLPQLKTEKKEEDLFGLTLKVLDLFNIDTWTSLSAYLNATEQASFLREDKTVNSVGKVILELIKEDETRTIRLLENQNYIEPLLSLLGTAEQNLLDALLEKLPLYYTGKEAQKQIRFSWLEELYKINLKKFESFVVEKMEGSDCICSVMQCYRILFTNARKKYRKPTVAHIKKVLPYISEHNNSSQNSCTSNWPSTTGLFRDDIPKFIGWVCKHFRKETKTELFSFVKDTKQLNLEVVQHIVDCYKQDAVEIAVEALKMNIKDNTTIANYRQSFALLEGLDFSAYYDLVWEVACSTYQDLADIATSLLSRYPTNDIFYKAKELTLSEKKEERKAGVFVLSKIRCEEAIASLQPIIEKEILEDVRNIAVCSFYNHKNQSKISIEDIKKRIHLALQRGKLDNPIPKWAGTLPELQWQDGTILSKTEIYYLFYRQISSKKIDVDIEAEPMYALLDKKKGADFAYTLFQNMVENTSMKVAAKPGFAILGKLGDHRLVVPLQNIAIHDKNVNACIILGVIGTRRAALALDQIIQHFYVKHSNVRCAAEEAFESIAEQLGLTYFELKDSMIPDFNFINQKKVLSNGYVICIGPQLKFSFKNKQGKQVKSITKTSEDIKTTLKNLNAIRKHTIHHFKHSLENYLVIQKFWKTKDWKKLFLNHPIAFACGQTLIWQQNDEDTFIITASGKLKNYKQESVDINHDDQIRLAHPLFLNSKIKMKWKKYLENQQIIPVIQQLDRNIIQLPRKLYRVTLSTNFKGRTLTAGKFKTRAQKRGWRRGSIGDGGSILSYKKAFKEGRIEVFVETDNLQIQGMFDKEVVLGKCFFTPLGFVQTDCLWFSEPRNEADHRLIALQDVPKIIYSEAMNDLEKIMNDDS from the coding sequence ATGAATGAAAACAAAATTGAACTAGTTGCTCAAAGAAAAAAACAATGGGTTAACGTACTTCATGATTTTCGTAAAAAAATGTACAATGACTGTGATAGAGCAAATTTTGAAAACATCTTAAAGTATATTTTTGGAGAATCTGATGAGTTACCACAAATAACAAAATCAAAAATATCTATTTTTGATCGTTTACCCATCTTATTTAATCCAATACAAGAATGGAGTTTTATTGATCAACGTCTTCTTGCATTTATATGTAATAGTACTTTTTTTTATATAAAAGATACTTATGCTGAAGGGTATTACAAGGTTTTTTTCGAAGAATGGTTTCTACCTCAACTAAAAACAGAAAAAAAAGAAGAAGACCTCTTTGGTTTAACTCTAAAAGTTTTGGATCTTTTTAATATAGATACGTGGACTTCTCTTTCTGCATATTTAAATGCAACAGAACAAGCATCCTTCTTAAGAGAAGATAAAACTGTTAATTCTGTAGGAAAAGTAATACTCGAACTCATCAAAGAAGATGAGACAAGAACAATACGATTATTAGAAAACCAAAATTACATAGAACCATTATTGTCATTATTAGGTACTGCAGAGCAAAATTTACTCGATGCACTTTTAGAAAAGCTTCCTCTATACTATACAGGAAAAGAAGCTCAAAAACAGATTCGCTTTAGTTGGTTAGAAGAATTGTATAAAATCAATCTAAAAAAATTCGAATCCTTCGTAGTAGAAAAAATGGAAGGTTCTGATTGTATCTGTTCTGTGATGCAATGTTATAGAATTTTATTTACCAATGCCAGAAAAAAATACAGGAAACCAACTGTGGCGCACATAAAAAAAGTGCTACCCTATATTTCAGAACACAATAATTCAAGTCAAAATAGTTGTACTTCTAATTGGCCTTCTACTACGGGATTATTTCGGGATGACATCCCTAAATTTATTGGTTGGGTATGCAAGCATTTTCGAAAAGAAACAAAAACCGAATTGTTCTCATTTGTAAAAGACACAAAACAGCTAAATCTTGAGGTTGTTCAGCATATTGTTGATTGTTACAAACAAGATGCTGTAGAAATTGCAGTAGAAGCCCTAAAAATGAATATCAAGGATAATACTACTATTGCAAATTACAGGCAGTCTTTTGCATTGCTCGAGGGGTTAGACTTCTCTGCATATTATGATCTGGTATGGGAGGTCGCATGTTCTACATATCAGGATTTGGCAGATATAGCTACTTCCTTATTATCTAGATATCCAACTAATGATATTTTTTACAAAGCAAAAGAACTAACCTTGTCAGAAAAAAAAGAGGAAAGAAAAGCCGGAGTTTTTGTCTTAAGTAAAATAAGATGTGAAGAAGCGATCGCTTCGTTACAACCTATAATCGAAAAAGAGATTTTAGAGGATGTACGTAATATTGCTGTATGTTCATTTTATAATCACAAGAATCAGAGTAAAATATCTATTGAAGATATAAAAAAACGTATTCACCTAGCATTGCAAAGAGGGAAACTAGATAATCCTATCCCAAAATGGGCCGGGACTTTACCCGAATTACAATGGCAGGATGGCACTATACTATCAAAAACAGAAATATACTATCTGTTTTACAGACAAATCAGCTCTAAAAAAATTGATGTAGATATAGAAGCAGAACCCATGTATGCGCTACTCGATAAGAAAAAAGGGGCTGACTTTGCTTATACTTTGTTTCAAAATATGGTAGAAAACACAAGTATGAAAGTGGCTGCAAAACCTGGTTTTGCTATTTTAGGAAAATTGGGAGATCACCGATTGGTCGTGCCTCTGCAAAATATTGCTATACATGATAAAAATGTAAACGCCTGTATTATTCTGGGAGTTATAGGAACACGAAGAGCTGCATTAGCATTAGATCAAATTATTCAGCACTTTTATGTGAAGCATTCCAATGTTCGCTGTGCAGCAGAAGAAGCGTTTGAATCTATAGCAGAGCAATTGGGATTGACCTATTTCGAATTGAAAGACAGTATGATTCCTGATTTCAATTTTATAAATCAGAAAAAAGTATTAAGTAACGGATATGTAATATGTATAGGCCCACAGCTTAAGTTTAGTTTTAAAAATAAACAAGGAAAGCAGGTGAAATCAATCACCAAAACATCTGAAGATATCAAAACAACGTTGAAAAACTTAAATGCTATACGTAAACATACCATACACCATTTTAAACATAGCTTAGAGAATTACCTGGTTATACAGAAGTTTTGGAAAACAAAAGATTGGAAAAAATTATTTCTCAATCACCCCATTGCTTTTGCCTGTGGCCAAACTCTGATTTGGCAACAAAACGATGAAGACACCTTCATCATAACTGCAAGTGGTAAATTAAAAAACTATAAACAAGAATCAGTAGATATAAATCATGATGATCAAATACGACTGGCACACCCTCTTTTCCTGAATTCTAAAATAAAAATGAAATGGAAGAAATATTTAGAAAATCAACAAATAATTCCAGTTATTCAACAATTAGATAGAAATATAATCCAACTTCCCAGGAAGTTATATAGGGTAACATTATCTACAAATTTTAAAGGTAGAACCTTAACTGCAGGAAAGTTTAAAACCAGAGCACAAAAAAGAGGCTGGAGAAGAGGAAGTATTGGAGATGGCGGAAGTATATTATCTTATAAAAAAGCTTTTAAGGAGGGGAGAATAGAAGTTTTTGTAGAAACTGATAATTTGCAAATCCAAGGGATGTTTGATAAAGAGGTGGTTTTAGGAAAATGTTTTTTCACTCCCCTGGGGTTTGTTCAAACTGATTGTTTATGGTTTTCAGAACCTCGAAATGAAGCAGACCACCGCCTTATCGCATTACAGGATGTCCCCAAAATTATTTATTCTGAAGCAATGAATGATCTCGAAAAAATCATGAATGACGACTCGTGA
- a CDS encoding AAA family ATPase: protein MEISSAYLDILKKEGNKALAICQNLNTNNEFRNTITSIVDDSFQSVDYKAEHILLHDIVKVFDDFEDIHADAAKVSAKVKFILVYFYEKLQGKDLSKTYDLKKLNELPVSSQFSKNVATIRNTSFFEPIDEVKTEFALSVILAKFKNNHSLGIGSFLSRIASLVVNADGIITEKERDFLKRVSHKTNHPKIVVKEARYNEVPENDTLEIVLQELNELIGLNDIKKNIDDLTNFLKVQKIRKEKGLKTSSNSLHAVFMGPPGTGKTTIARMLGRMYKHLGYLEKGHLVETDRAGMVAGYVGQTAIKADEIIKSAVGGVLFIDEAYSLTSGGFNDFGNEAIEVLLKRMEDQRDDLVIVVAGYPDEMQEFIQANPGLQSRFNRYFEFDHFTAEALLSIFKLFAKKADFILTEDAEEKLMEILDRIYEKRHRGFGNARTIRNLFEKIIERQANRIVSITPITEEILMTLTEEDIPEILKTVKEIILFEEE, encoded by the coding sequence TTGGAAATTTCTTCAGCATATCTTGACATCCTTAAAAAAGAAGGAAATAAAGCATTGGCAATTTGCCAAAATTTAAATACAAATAATGAATTTCGAAATACAATCACTTCTATTGTAGACGATAGTTTTCAGAGTGTAGATTATAAAGCAGAACATATACTTTTACATGATATTGTTAAGGTATTTGATGATTTTGAAGATATACATGCTGATGCTGCTAAAGTATCAGCAAAAGTGAAATTTATTCTGGTGTATTTTTATGAAAAATTACAAGGAAAGGATTTAAGTAAGACTTATGATTTAAAAAAGCTAAATGAACTTCCTGTATCATCTCAGTTTAGTAAAAATGTAGCTACAATCAGAAATACTTCCTTTTTTGAACCTATTGATGAGGTTAAAACCGAATTTGCCTTATCTGTTATTTTGGCAAAATTCAAAAATAACCATTCACTGGGTATAGGTTCATTTCTAAGTAGAATAGCGTCACTGGTCGTTAATGCAGATGGAATAATTACAGAGAAAGAACGAGATTTTTTAAAACGAGTATCACATAAAACAAATCATCCAAAAATAGTTGTAAAAGAAGCCCGGTATAATGAAGTGCCAGAAAATGATACACTCGAGATTGTACTTCAGGAACTTAATGAACTTATAGGTCTCAATGATATCAAAAAGAATATTGATGATCTTACTAATTTTCTAAAGGTTCAAAAGATAAGAAAAGAAAAAGGGCTGAAGACTTCTTCTAATTCATTGCATGCAGTTTTTATGGGGCCTCCTGGTACTGGTAAGACTACAATTGCGCGTATGCTAGGAAGAATGTATAAGCATCTTGGTTATCTGGAGAAAGGACATTTGGTAGAAACAGATAGAGCAGGTATGGTGGCAGGCTACGTAGGGCAAACGGCAATCAAAGCAGATGAGATTATAAAATCAGCGGTTGGGGGTGTTTTGTTTATTGATGAGGCATATTCACTTACTTCTGGAGGATTTAATGACTTTGGAAACGAAGCGATAGAAGTTCTGCTAAAACGGATGGAAGATCAACGGGATGATTTAGTTATTGTTGTAGCAGGATACCCAGACGAAATGCAAGAATTTATACAAGCTAATCCAGGGCTTCAATCTCGATTTAACCGATATTTTGAGTTTGATCATTTTACTGCAGAAGCACTGTTAAGCATTTTCAAACTTTTTGCAAAAAAAGCTGACTTTATTCTTACCGAAGATGCAGAAGAAAAATTAATGGAAATTCTGGATAGAATATATGAAAAGAGACACAGAGGTTTTGGGAATGCAAGAACAATACGAAATCTGTTTGAAAAAATTATTGAACGCCAGGCTAATAGGATTGTTTCGATAACTCCGATTACTGAAGAAATATTGATGACGTTAACCGAAGAGGACATCCCAGAAATATTAAAAACAGTAAAAGAAATTATTCTTTTTGAAGAAGAATAA